One segment of Canis aureus isolate CA01 chromosome 27, VMU_Caureus_v.1.0, whole genome shotgun sequence DNA contains the following:
- the ZMAT5 gene encoding zinc finger matrin-type protein 5 translates to MGKHYFCDYCNRSFQDNLHNRKKHLNGLQHLKAKKVWYDMFRDAAAILLDEQNKRPCRKFLLTGQCDFGSNCRFSHMSERDLQELSIQVEEERRAREWPLDVVELPEGHLEDWLEKRAKRLSSAPSSRAEPMRSTIFQYPIGWPPVQELPPSLRAPPPGGWPLQPSVQWG, encoded by the exons ATGGGGAAGCATTACTTCTGTGACTACTGCAACCGCTCCTTCCAGGACAACCTCCACAACCGCAAGAAGCACCTAAATGGGCTACAGCACCTCAAGGCCAAGAAGGTCTGGTATGACATGTTTCGAG ATGCAGCTGCCATCTTGTTAGATGAACAGAACAAGCGGCCCTGCAGGAAGTTTCTACTGACAG GACAGTGTGACTTTGGCTCCAACTGCAGATTTTCCCACATGTCAGAGAGAGACCTGCAGGAACTGAGTATCCAGGTGGAGG AGGAGAGGCGGGCCAGGGAGTGGCCACTAGATGTTGTCGAACTCCCTGAGGGCCATCTGGAAGACTGGTTGGAAAAGAGAGCCAAGCGGCTGAGCTCAGCTCCGAGCAGCAG ggCTGAACCCATGAGAAGCACCATCTTCCAGTACCCCATAGGCTGGCCACCAGTCCAGGAGCTGCCTCCATCCCTGCGGGCACCCCCACCCGGGGGGTGGCCCCTGCAGCCCAGCGTCCAGTGGGGCTGA